The proteins below are encoded in one region of Belonocnema kinseyi isolate 2016_QV_RU_SX_M_011 chromosome 1, B_treatae_v1, whole genome shotgun sequence:
- the LOC117173680 gene encoding uncharacterized protein LOC117173680 isoform X2 — MSQLRSLEKLDFINAGGFINDEFLEIVAKNCVQLTHLNIAGKNSVTDKGICNISKLKKLLFLDMRDIPNIISPPLEKMQNLEVLCCWNCRKIKEATLFLFLQEAPNLRAIDVRECPSVTTELLHVAENVVENRESKKILEIYIERAKIPDNFFYEKPDLLTIGIGSFEGVKYGFENILKCEKIPQIRIQPNAI; from the exons ATGTCGCAATTAAGAAGCTTAGAGAAATTAGATTTTATAAATGCTGGTGGCTTCATTAATGACGAATTTCTGgaaattgttgcaaaaaattgCGTTCAACTGACACATCTGAATATTGCTG GCAAGAACAGTGTCACAGATAAAGGAATTTGCAACATTTCTAAgttgaaaaaactgctttttttgGATATGCGTGACATTCCAAATATAATCTCTCCGCctttagaaaaaatgcaaaatttagaagttttatgCTGCTGGAActgtagaaaaattaaagaggCAACCTTATTTCTTTTCTTGCAAGAAGCGCCTAATTTGCGAGCAATCGATGTTCGAGAGTGTCCTTCCGTGACGACGGAATTGTTACATGTTGCTGAGAATGTTGTTGAAAATCGAGAatcaaaaaaaattctcgaaatttatatAGAACGGGCCAAAATTCCGGATAATTTCTTTTATGAGAAGCCCGATTTGTTGACTATTGGTATTGGATCTTTTGAAGGGGTAAAATACGGTTTCGAGAATATACTCAAATGTGAAAAAATACCACAAATTCGAATCCAGCCAAACGCTATATGA